A single Acropora palmata chromosome 5, jaAcrPala1.3, whole genome shotgun sequence DNA region contains:
- the LOC141880786 gene encoding UPF0415 protein C7orf25 homolog — MANEMTGSLREQLSRRIEKAHELLERCRNLDKAVEGLSKLERKIVAELKFLQSLVCDSGSLRSAQVKSTNLAFLEAVLLSAEQEKDVIAVFKPFCFLGFDSEELIVVVDVIADGGYCWIKVTARNASALHLTWQGEGDFGEKDILHQIKMLQNASNQHPWNFIPPQVMLFCYNGVTESLAKALSNCGINIKGTILADPGKELLSSDDCETFAQDRPHSKQCNCVNLDITTMIALVSSLTNGGCGYFFKEAVLTEQAKQERENPVAPKLKTFLQGKKLFACKSAVKDFKNILKTVGGAKEQERARVLLDTITIVDDNPSVRSSGLQLTASIKERSKVIFGTGDSMKAITTTANNAFMRAASNQGVEFSVFIHDPRALTESKEPYGKLVDELQL; from the exons ATGGCGAATGAAATGACTGGCTCTCTACGGGAACAGCTTTCTCGGCGAATAGAGAAAGCACATGAACTCTTGGAAAGATGCCGCAACTTAGACAAAGCAGTAGAGGGGCTTTCTAAACTTGAGAGAAAAATTGTCGCAGAACTAAAGTTCCTTCAATCT TTGGTCTGTGATTCTGGGTCTTTGAGGAGTGCTCAGGTCAAGAGTACAAACCTTGCATTTCTTGAGGCAGTTCTCCTGAGTGCTGAACAAGAGAAAGATGTCATTGCTGTGTtcaagccattttgtttcctgGGTTTTGACTCAGAAGAGTTGATTGTTGTGGTGGATGTCATTGCAGATGGGGGCTATTGCTGGATTAAGGTCACTGCAAGAAATGCATCTGCCCTTCACTTGACATGGCAAG GTGAAGGTGATTTTGGCGAAAAAGATATTTTGCATCAGATCAAG ATGTTACAAAATGCCAGCAACCAGCACCCATGGAACTTTATACCTCCACAAGTCATGCTCTTTTGCTACAATGGAGTCACAGAATCTCTTGCCA AGGCTTTGTCAAACTGTGGTATCAATATTAAGGGAACAATTCTAGCAGACCCAGGAAAGGAATTGTTATCGAGTGATGATTGTGAAACCTTTGCACAGGACAGACCTCACTCCAAACAGTG TAACTGTGTCAATCTTGATATCACCACCATGATTGCACTGGTATCTTCACTCACAAATGGAGGCTGTGGATATTTCTTCAAG GAGGCCGTCTTGACCGAACAAGCAAAACAGGAAAGGGAAAACCCTGTGGCACCCAAGCTGAAGACATTTCTTCAAG GGAAGAAGTTGTTTGCCTGTAAGTCAGCTGTCAAAgactttaaaaatattttgaagacTGTTGGCGGTGCAAAAGAACAAGAGAGAGCGAG gGTCTTACTAGACACAATTACAATTGTTGACGACAATCCATCGGTCAGATCTAGCGGCCTACAACTAACTGCAAGCATCAAGGAACGTTCCAAG GTTATTTTTGGCACTGGAGACTCAATGAaagcaataacaacaacagcaaataatGCATTCATGAGAGCAGCATCAAATCAG GGGGTAGAATTCAGTGTGTTCATCCATGACCCTCGAGCCCTGACGGAGTCGAAGGAACCTTACGGAAAGCTAGTCGATGAGTTGCAGTTATGA
- the LOC141880784 gene encoding sodium- and chloride-dependent taurine transporter-like, which translates to MADVKQRETWSSKLDFLLALMGFSIGLGNIWRFPYLCFKNGGGCFLIPYLICLIVAGVPVLVLEIGMGQFTSQGGITAWKMCPLFQGIGYAGVAVMQYINIYYTVILGWSLFYMFASFRSTLPWSHCGNEWNTPNCVDNHQRQNLIQQSVNNTVRNVTLFANSTLNGTVSNVSTPAAGDRVLASEEYWEYRVLRISSGLDQQGALRWDLALCLLLAWVICYLCVCKGVKSSGKVVYFTATAPYVLLTALLVRGVTLPGAAEGIKFYLTPNWSKLNNGQVWIDAGTQVFFSYSIGMGTMAALGSYNKFYNNFYRDAIFFTLFNSGTSFYGGFLIFSVLGFMAQNQGVEVDKVAKSGPGLAFIVYPEAVAQMPLAPLWSVLFFIMLFLLGLDSEFVGIEGFVTAIVDLFPQYLRRGYRKEIFTALVCFVWYLIGLCMVTEGGMYVFQLFDSYSGSGSVLLLVVICETLAVGWLYGRRRFYSDMERMLGFRINPWIGWCWCFFAPMFCAFIFIFNLATYSPLKYGSYVFPGWGMAIGWLLTVSSLLLIPVVMIYKLMNTTGTILERLNKLIIPQLDTNKDEEIMKLSQLETNDDSKGNQA; encoded by the exons ATGGCTGATGTCAAGCAACGGGAGACATGGTCTTCAAAACTGGATTTTCTCTTGGCTCTGATGGGTTTTTCCATCGGCCTTGGAAACATATGGCGATTCCCTtatctttgtttcaaaaatgGTGGAG GATGCTTCCTTATTCCTTACTTGATTTGTTTGATCGTGGCTGGCGTACCAGTGCTGGTGTTGGAGATCGGCATGGGTCAGTTCACCAGTCAAGGTGGAATAACGGCATGGAAAATGTGTCCTCTTTTCCAAG GTATTGGCTATGCAGGAGTAGCTGTAATGCAATACATTAATATCTACTACACTGTCATTCTTGGCTGGTCGTTGTTTTACATGTTTGCTTCTTTCCGATCCACCCTTCCATGGTCTCATTGCGGTAACGAGTGGAACACGCCAAACTGCGTGGATAACCACCAGAGACAAAATCTCATCCAGCAGTCAGTTAATAATACCGTCCGAAACGTCACTCTCTTTGCTAATAGCACTCTCAATGGCACTGTGTCCAATGTTTCCACACCAGCAGCGGGTGATCGGGTGTTAGCAAGCGAGGAATATTGGGA ATATCGAGTTTTGCGGATATCCAGTGGTTTGGATCAGCAAGGAGCACTAAGGTGGGACCTGGCCTTGTGTCTGCTGCTAGCCTGGGTGATCTGTTACTTGTGCGTGTGTAAAGGAGTCAAGTCTAGTGGCAAG gTTGTGTACTTCACAGCGACAGCTCCTTATGTCTTGTTGACGGCACTATTGGTTCGAGGAGTCACTTTGCCGGGAGCTGCCGAAGGGATTAAGTTTTACCTCACTCCTAATTGGTCGAAGCTTAACAACGGGCAG GTTTGGATTGACGCTGGCACTCAAGTGTTTTTCTCGTATTCTATTGGAATGGGGACAATGGCGGCATTGGGAAGTTATAACAAATTTTACAACAACTTTTACAG gGATGCAATCTTCTTCACACTTTTTAACAGTGGAACGAGTTTTTATGGTGGATTCCTGATTTTTTCCGTGTTAGGCTTCATGGCGCAGAACCAGGGAGTTGAAGTGGACAAAGTAGCGAAGTCAG gtcCGGGACTTGCTTTCATAGTTTATCCGGAAGCCGTTGCTCAGATGCCTTTAGCTCCCTTGTGGTCTGTCCTGTTTTTCATCATGTTGTTCTTGCTGGGTCTGGACAGTGAG tttgtagGCATCGAAGGCTTTGTGACGGCAATTGTTGATCTGTTCCCACAATATCTGAGACGCGGATACCGCAAGGAAATCTTCACAGCTCTTGTGTGTTTTGTGTGGTATCTTATTGGACTGTGCATGGTTACCGAG GGTGGAATGTACGTGTTCCAATTGTTTGACAGCTACTCTGGCAGCGGATCAGTACTTTTGTTGGTGGTCATCTGCGAAACATTGGCAGTGGGATGGCTTTACG GTCGTCGACGTTTCTACAGTGACATGGAACGCATGCTGGGATTCCGAATTAATCCCTGGATTGGCTGGTGTTGGTGCTTTTTTGCGCCGATGTTTTGCGCG TTTATCTTCATCTTCAACCTTGCGACTTATTCGCCGCTCAAGTATGGCTCGTACGTATTTCCCGGTTGGGGCATGGCCATTGGGTGGCTGTTGACAGTGTCATCTTTATTGCTGATTCCTGTTGTGATGATTTACAAGCTGATGAATACCACTGGCACTATTTTAGAG CGTCTGAACAAGTTGATAATCCCCCAGTTGGATACCAACAAAGACGAAGAGATCATGAAGTTGAGCCAGTTGGAAACAAATGACGATTCTAAAGGCAATCAAGCCTAA